The DNA region CACCCCGCCTCATGTTCATGGGCGCCGAACATAGCAGATGTTCGTGCACGCCGAACATGTTCGGTACAGTGGGAGCCATGGCCAGTAGGACTGCAACCAAGCTCGTGCACCCCGCCCCCGGCGAGCTGGAGTTCACGACCGTGCTGGCAGCGCTCAGCGACCCGGTCCGATTGGCCATCGTTGCGCGGCTAGCCCAGGTCGAACCCGAAGGTGAACTGGCCTGTACGACATTCGCCTTGCCCGTCAGCAAGTCAACCCAAAGCGGCCACTTCAAGACCCTCCGCGAAGCGGGGGTGATCTACCAGCGAGACGAAGGGACCAGGCGGCTGAATCGGCTCCGGCGTACCGACCTCGACAATCGCTTCCCCGGGCTCCTCGACCTCGTCATCCCGCAAGGGCGCAACATCATCACCGGCTGGACATAACCACTACTCAGGCGTCAGCAACCTCATGTCCAGCAACAACTAGGCGCGGCGCCCCCCGCGTCGTACGGCGAGGAAGGCGCCCGCGACGACGACCGTGGCGCCCGCCCCCGTGGCGAGGCCCAGCGCCACCCTGTTCACGCCGCCGTCGTCTCCGTCGTCTCCGTCGGCGCCGCGCTCGCCCCCGCCCCTCGCCGCGCACCCGGAGTTCTTGGCCGGGCCTCCGGTCTCGACCCGTACCTTCGCGCCGTATGCGTCGTCGGGCGGGATCGACTCGGTGAAGCGGACTTCGTACGTGCCGGGTTCGGCGTCGCAGCGGACCTTCGCGCGGCCCTTCCATCTGACTTTGCCGGGATTGGTGAGTCTCACCGACCGCGTGAACACCTCGGATTCCACGACCGCGTTGTCCTCGTCGAGTTCGGTGTTCACGGCAGAAAGCCCGACCCACTGGCCGGGGCGTACCGCGTCCGGCGACACCACCAGTTCGCCATTGTCTCCCGGGCCCGCCGGTGCGCCCGGAATGGCCGCCTGCGCACTCGGAATGGCCGTCAGCGCCGCGGCGCAGGTCATCACTCCGGCCGCGGCGGCGGCGCGAATGCGTGTCATAAGGTGCAGTCCTGGGGTTCGGACAGCCGGGGTCGATTCCGGCGGTGGGGATGTTTTCCCCGCGATCGTACCCAGGGGGTTTGGTCGACCGTTTGCTTCAGAAGGGCAGTTGTGCGCAGTTCTCGTGGGGCCAGGGCAGTGGCGGTGGGGGTGAGCGGCATATTTCTCGCCGTCTCGGTGAATTCCGTCTCGGCGTACGCTGTCCCCGAAGTCGCGGTGGAACGCGTGAGCACGGTCATTCCCGCTGCGGACAAGGGGAATTGGACGGTTGCGGACGCGGAGAA from Streptomyces flavofungini includes:
- a CDS encoding ArsR/SmtB family transcription factor, encoding MASRTATKLVHPAPGELEFTTVLAALSDPVRLAIVARLAQVEPEGELACTTFALPVSKSTQSGHFKTLREAGVIYQRDEGTRRLNRLRRTDLDNRFPGLLDLVIPQGRNIITGWT